The genomic stretch AGATGGTGCGTGAGTCACCCGGAGCGGCCTTGCCGTCCATGACCGGGACAATCTCGGCATAGGCCGAACAGATGCCTTCCAGAATCTTGATAACGTCATCAATCATCTTTTTGTTCATCCGAATATTCGCCTTGATGAGATGGGACGTGCAGAACTGATAAAGAGAACCCAGCTTGGGGGTGATCTCTCCTCCCTTCTCCTTGTTCAAACTCTCCGAAAGCTCATGAATAATCGCCATGGCCTTGGAGATGTACACTCCCTTCTTGGCGTAATCCTTATTGTCGATTTCAACCTTTGCACGCTTGAGAAACTTGATCGCGGCTTCGTAAAGCATGATCAAGAGTTCCCCTTGCGTGGTCGTTTCGACCTGTGTGGCGAGATAAGCCCTAGCGGGATTGGCCATTAAGTCATCCTCCTGTCGTTACTACGCAAGTTGGCTCAGTGAGTTTTCTAACTGACCCTGTCTGAGCTCATATTGACCGAGGAGCGCATCAAGTCGAGCGAACTTGAGCTTGAGGTTGCGTTCCATCTTTCCAATACGAGTATTTTCGTATTCGATCTTTTGATCGATACTGTCCATAATATCGTTGTAATTATCCTGAAGGACAGCCAAGGGACCGCCTTCATATGTGTACTTGTTGTATGGCTTGGTCAGCTCCGACAGTTCGTCGATCATCTGACCGGTCTTGCCTTGCTTGACCGAAACCGAGCCTGAATATGTCCCGGCATTTGTGTTGTCGAGGCGTATTGACATACCAGTCGAAGTTCCTGACTTGCCAGTTATTTCCCAGCCCGAAATCAGTGCCGGTTCACCATTGATTGTTGCGCTGGTGATGCTGGTTCCATCGCTGACTATTTCGACGTCATACACACCCGGCTTCGTGGTTCCCTTGATGAGAGAGCTGAATGTGAAGTCCGGGGAGTTGCTTTCTGCCTTGCTGTCGGCGGAAAAAAGCTCTGCAACAGCGTCAGGGGCTTCTTCAAGTACCTTATCAAATACTTCATGGTCGATCTTCAGCAGGCCGTAGGTTGGCGAACCTTCTTCCGCGTCGGTCAGGATTCCGAGTTGCGAAAGGGCAGTATACTTGTCGCCCGTGAGGTTTTCGGCGTCCCAGTTCACAAAACCCAGCCCCATTTCAGCGGTAATGTTCTTAAGCTTCTGGGAGACCATGTCCACACCGTAGTTACCAGTGAGGATGGAGCCCTCTCCTTCTTCGTTTACAGAAGTTATCGCTTGTATCTGGGCACGGATTACATTGACCTGCTCAATGAAGGTCATGACGTTTTCCTTAACGCCCTCTGGTTCTGTCGCAATGTTGAGCTTGACGGTTGAGCCCGGGGCCGCATTCTGTAAATTGAGCGTTATGCCGTTAACGACATCGTTGATGCTGTTTGACGATCGTTCGATCCAACCTCCGGCGGCCGAGGGGAATCCGTTTACGCGTATTTGCGAATTGACGGCGTTTTGGGTCTCGTTGAAATCCGAGGCATTGAAAATAAGGCTGCCGGTGTTGGATATGACGAGCTGATTGTCTGCACCTAAATCCATTCCATTCAACTGAAGATGGTAGGAAGAACCATCATAGATGGTCGAGGCCCGAATGTGGGTTCGTGAGTCAGCGTGGTTGTTAATGATATTAACGAACCCTTGCAGCGTGGTGCCTGCAGAAATATTGCTTATGGTATGGCTTTCGCCACCATAGGAAAAGGTAAACGAAGAGTTGGCTGTGAACACAGCAGCATCGAGAGAACTTGCTCCGGTACTCGTGATGAGCACATCATTCGTCGCGAGTTGCCCGACTTCGATGGTATGGGATGCCTCCTGCGCACTGCTGTCGGCTGTGGCCGTCAGAATGGATGAGTCCGTTGTGGAAACGGCCTTTGATAAAAATTCACTGACAGTATTGAATCCCTCAAGTGTCGTCTTGAGAGAAAGCATCTGGGTATTGAGAGCTTGAAACTGTTCGTTCTTCAGCTCCCATGAAGCTCGCCAATTCTCCAGTCGGCGAACACGATTCATCTCAATATCGACGAGTCCATCGATAATCTGATTGAAGTCTGTGCCATTACCTAAACCGGTAAAATTGATAGCTCCTGATGTGTATGTTCCGTCAGCCATGGCTTTATCCCTGCGTGGAAGTTTTTTCCCTTTAAAGTGGGTCGCCAAGAATTATGCAAACCTAATGCCAGATGCTGGTGTCATATCCTTCTGAAATCAAAGGGCCGAGCTCCATGGATGGAGCTCGGCCAAAAGAGTGCAGCAGATGCTACGTGATCAAGATTAACCGATAAGGGACAGAGCCATACGAGGCAGGGAGTTAGCCTGCGACAGCATGGAAACTGCAGCCTGGGTCTTGATCTGGTTTCGGACGAACTCGGTCATCTCGGTTGCGACGTCGACATCAGAAATACGGGATTCCGCAGCCTGAATGTTTTCAGCCT from Pseudodesulfovibrio profundus encodes the following:
- the fliD gene encoding flagellar filament capping protein FliD, with translation MADGTYTSGAINFTGLGNGTDFNQIIDGLVDIEMNRVRRLENWRASWELKNEQFQALNTQMLSLKTTLEGFNTVSEFLSKAVSTTDSSILTATADSSAQEASHTIEVGQLATNDVLITSTGASSLDAAVFTANSSFTFSYGGESHTISNISAGTTLQGFVNIINNHADSRTHIRASTIYDGSSYHLQLNGMDLGADNQLVISNTGSLIFNASDFNETQNAVNSQIRVNGFPSAAGGWIERSSNSINDVVNGITLNLQNAAPGSTVKLNIATEPEGVKENVMTFIEQVNVIRAQIQAITSVNEEGEGSILTGNYGVDMVSQKLKNITAEMGLGFVNWDAENLTGDKYTALSQLGILTDAEEGSPTYGLLKIDHEVFDKVLEEAPDAVAELFSADSKAESNSPDFTFSSLIKGTTKPGVYDVEIVSDGTSITSATINGEPALISGWEITGKSGTSTGMSIRLDNTNAGTYSGSVSVKQGKTGQMIDELSELTKPYNKYTYEGGPLAVLQDNYNDIMDSIDQKIEYENTRIGKMERNLKLKFARLDALLGQYELRQGQLENSLSQLA
- the fliS gene encoding flagellar export chaperone FliS, with product MANPARAYLATQVETTTQGELLIMLYEAAIKFLKRAKVEIDNKDYAKKGVYISKAMAIIHELSESLNKEKGGEITPKLGSLYQFCTSHLIKANIRMNKKMIDDVIKILEGICSAYAEIVPVMDGKAAPGDSRTISTQSTPPAPVMQATPPANSPQEPASPNQNMAPAADPATKQQPAAPKPVTPAAPPKLRTAVNAAKFRAANAYSNNNG